The following proteins are encoded in a genomic region of Rubrobacter xylanophilus DSM 9941:
- a CDS encoding GNAT family N-acetyltransferase: MLIRGLDEADLGGVRELRSAVRWAADPRAFELLRGTRDARWAVAEAPGGPVAGMVGAVPLGGIGILCHLAVHEEYRGGGIGTALSRWAVAYLRGRGVRVVRLYSTRQAEGLYRSLGFRPVCRRTVYRREGGERIPDPAPLCGYRVEALLMGDLPELYGVDAWSYGGDRSHLLFATLRHHPGLGLVARDRTGRIKGYLIRSRSGRSVRIGPFLAENSRVARHLLRAALAQSGESPVEASVPEPPGSPAHALFRSFGFAAGSERLRMELGDGPAPGGGLEQYATTAYLAT, translated from the coding sequence GTGCTCATCCGCGGGCTGGACGAGGCGGACCTCGGCGGCGTGCGCGAGCTGCGCTCGGCGGTGCGCTGGGCCGCCGACCCCAGGGCGTTCGAGCTCTTGCGCGGCACCCGCGACGCCCGCTGGGCGGTCGCCGAGGCGCCCGGCGGGCCGGTGGCCGGGATGGTCGGGGCGGTGCCGCTCGGCGGGATCGGCATCCTCTGCCACCTCGCGGTGCACGAGGAGTACCGCGGGGGCGGGATCGGGACCGCGCTCAGCCGGTGGGCCGTGGCCTATCTCAGGGGCCGGGGAGTGAGGGTGGTGCGGCTCTACTCCACCCGGCAGGCCGAGGGGCTCTACCGGTCGCTGGGCTTCCGCCCGGTCTGCCGCCGCACCGTCTACAGGAGGGAGGGCGGGGAGAGGATCCCGGATCCCGCGCCGCTTTGCGGCTACCGGGTCGAGGCGCTGCTCATGGGGGACCTGCCGGAGCTCTACGGGGTAGACGCGTGGTCCTACGGCGGCGACCGCTCGCACCTCCTCTTTGCCACCCTCCGGCACCACCCCGGCCTCGGGCTGGTGGCCCGCGACCGTACCGGGCGGATAAAGGGCTACCTGATCCGGAGCCGCTCCGGGAGGAGCGTCAGGATAGGCCCGTTTCTGGCCGAGAACTCGCGGGTCGCCCGCCACCTTCTCCGGGCCGCCCTCGCCCAGAGCGGGGAGAGCCCGGTGGAGGCCTCCGTCCCGGAGCCCCCGGGAAGCCCGGCGCACGCCCTCTTCCGGAGCTTCGGCTTTGCCGCCGGGAGCGAGAGGCTCAGGATGGAGCTCGGCGACGGGCCGGCTCCGGGGGGAGGTCTGGAGCAGTACGCCACGACGGCCTACCTCGCCACCTGA